The Triticum aestivum cultivar Chinese Spring chromosome 3A, IWGSC CS RefSeq v2.1, whole genome shotgun sequence genome includes a region encoding these proteins:
- the LOC123058431 gene encoding uncharacterized protein: MAMMGIIKTDIAPETAYETEPMSQATASSAAAGARYRRGLLSRMMPRGHYSSVGAENGRAPEAAPMPPAAADGSEVAEKPRRGWLRRLIPQQRRRWKNLGGASASRLAGLSRSLRWKRLSVNLRGSWASALLDTVAFRVMYVVEAIVLGLALSCFFCCCGCQI; this comes from the coding sequence ATGGCTATGATGGGCATCATCAAGACCGACATAGCGCCGGAGACGGCGTACGAGACGGAGCCCATGTCTCAGGCTACAGCCAGCTCCGCCGCGGCGGGCGCGCGGTACCGCAGGGGTTTGCTCTCGAGGATGATGCCGCGGGGGCACTACTCGTCCGTCGGCGCCGAGAACGGAAGGGCGCCCGAGGCGGCACCGATGCCCCCGGCCGCTGCCGATGGCTCGGAGGTCGCGGAGAAGCCGCGGCGCGGCTGGCTGCGGCGGCTGATACCGCAGCAGCGGCGGCGCTGGAAGAATCTGGGCGGCGCCAGCGCGTCGAGGCTGGCCGGACTGTCGCGATCGCTGCGGTGGAAGCGGCTGTCCGTGAACCTGAGGGGCAGCTGGGCGTCGGCGCTGCTGGACACCGTCGCGTTCCGCGTGATGTACGTGGTGGAAGCCATCGTGCTTGGCCTCGCGCTCTCCTGCTTCTTCTGCTGCTGCGGCTGCCAGATATAG